A genome region from Bradyrhizobium sp. WSM1417 includes the following:
- a CDS encoding MFS transporter, with protein MSPAPMEHADGLPQPQRGQAVLTIALGIIMAVVDSAIANVALPTIAADLDASPAFSIWIVNGYQLAITISLLPLASLGEIVGYRRVYLVGLVLFTLASAFCALAHTLPLLTIARIVQGFGAAGIMSVNAALVRFTYPRSQLGRGIGLNALVVAFSAAVGPTLAAGILAFGSWPWLFAINVPLGVLTLVLGLRSLPHTKPASHSFDWQSAALSAITFGVGIAAVDSVGHGEAAITCLVQFAIALVAGALLIYRETHMASPLLPIDLLRIPVFALSIATSIASFCGQMLAFVAIPFYLQSRFGYSAVHMGLLITPWPIAVAFAAPLAGRLVEHYPAGLLGGIGLALFACGLAALALLPAAPTPLDVIWRMALAGAGFGLFQTPNNRTMIAAAPRERAGGASGMLGTARLLGQTTGAALVALFLGRYPIEGTRIALLTGVGFALCGAALSMLRLSPAGARGAEHVRVQDDQRLRGE; from the coding sequence ATGTCGCCAGCCCCCATGGAGCACGCCGACGGCCTGCCGCAGCCGCAGCGGGGCCAGGCGGTCCTGACCATTGCGCTCGGCATCATCATGGCAGTGGTCGACAGCGCCATCGCCAACGTCGCGCTGCCGACGATCGCGGCCGACCTCGACGCCAGCCCGGCGTTCTCGATCTGGATCGTCAACGGCTACCAGCTCGCGATCACGATCTCACTGCTGCCGCTGGCTTCGCTCGGCGAGATCGTCGGCTATCGCCGCGTCTATCTGGTCGGGCTGGTGCTGTTCACGCTTGCCTCCGCATTCTGCGCGCTGGCGCACACGCTGCCACTCCTCACGATTGCACGCATCGTGCAGGGGTTCGGCGCGGCCGGCATCATGAGCGTCAACGCGGCGCTGGTGCGTTTCACTTACCCCCGCAGCCAGCTCGGCCGCGGCATCGGGCTCAACGCCCTCGTCGTTGCCTTCTCGGCCGCGGTCGGCCCGACGCTCGCCGCCGGCATCCTCGCGTTCGGCAGCTGGCCCTGGCTGTTCGCCATCAACGTCCCGCTCGGCGTGCTGACATTGGTACTGGGCCTGCGCAGCCTTCCGCACACCAAACCCGCGAGCCATTCCTTCGACTGGCAGAGCGCGGCGCTGTCCGCGATCACCTTCGGCGTCGGCATCGCGGCCGTCGATAGCGTCGGTCATGGCGAAGCCGCGATCACCTGCCTCGTGCAGTTCGCCATCGCGCTCGTCGCCGGCGCGCTGCTGATCTACCGCGAGACCCACATGGCTTCGCCGCTGCTGCCGATCGACCTGTTGCGCATTCCGGTGTTCGCCCTGTCGATCGCGACCTCGATCGCCTCGTTCTGCGGGCAGATGCTGGCTTTCGTCGCGATCCCCTTCTACCTCCAGAGCCGCTTCGGCTATTCGGCGGTGCATATGGGCCTCTTGATCACGCCATGGCCGATCGCGGTGGCGTTCGCGGCCCCCCTCGCCGGCCGCCTGGTCGAGCATTATCCGGCGGGCCTGCTCGGCGGCATCGGCCTCGCGCTGTTCGCCTGCGGCCTCGCTGCGCTCGCCTTGCTGCCGGCGGCGCCCACGCCGCTCGACGTGATCTGGCGGATGGCGCTGGCCGGCGCCGGCTTCGGCCTGTTCCAGACCCCCAATAACCGCACCATGATCGCAGCCGCCCCGCGCGAGCGTGCCGGTGGCGCCAGCGGCATGCTGGGCACGGCGCGGCTGCTTGGGCAGACCACCGGCGCAGCGCTGGTCGCGCTGTTCCTCGGCCGCTATCCGATCGAGGGAACCAGGATCGCGTTGCTGACCGGCGTCGGCTTCGCGCTCTGCGGCGCGGCGCTGAGCATGTTGCGGCTGTCGCCCGCAGGCGCGCGCGGCGCCGAGCATGTTCGGGTGCAGGACGACCAGCGCCTGCGCGGCGAATAG
- a CDS encoding aldo/keto reductase, whose product MEYRRLGRSGLMVPALSLGTGTFGGAGRLAAWGATDATEARRLLDICLDAGVSMFDTANVYSLGESERVLGEAIKGRRDKVLVSTKATFRFGDGPNDVGSSRQHLLAAIDASLSRLGTDYIDLFQLHGFDAFTPPEEVLATLDVLVRAGKIRYVGVSNFSGWHLMKSLGVADKHGFPRYVANQTYYSLIGRDYEWELMPLGLDQGLGAVVWSPLGWGRLTGKIRRGQPKPDVSRLPQTAEFGPPVPDEHVYRVVDAIDEVAKETGKSVSQIALNWLLQRPTVSTLIIGARNETQLRENLGAVGWSLTKDQIAKLDAASKVTLPYPYWHQRTTFTDRNPPAV is encoded by the coding sequence ATGGAATACCGACGCTTGGGCCGCTCGGGCCTCATGGTGCCCGCCTTGAGTCTTGGGACCGGCACTTTCGGCGGCGCGGGCCGCCTCGCTGCGTGGGGCGCGACTGACGCGACCGAAGCGCGGCGCCTTCTGGATATCTGCCTCGATGCCGGCGTATCGATGTTCGACACCGCGAACGTCTATTCGCTCGGCGAGTCCGAGCGCGTTCTGGGCGAGGCCATCAAGGGCCGCCGCGACAAGGTGCTGGTCTCCACCAAGGCGACGTTCCGCTTCGGCGATGGCCCCAACGACGTCGGGTCGTCGCGGCAGCATCTGCTCGCGGCCATCGATGCTTCGCTGAGCCGGCTCGGCACCGATTACATCGACCTGTTCCAGCTCCACGGCTTCGATGCCTTCACCCCGCCTGAAGAGGTGCTCGCCACTCTCGACGTGCTCGTGCGCGCGGGCAAGATCCGCTACGTCGGCGTCTCGAACTTTTCCGGCTGGCACCTGATGAAATCGCTTGGCGTTGCCGACAAGCATGGCTTCCCGCGTTACGTCGCCAACCAGACCTATTATTCGCTGATCGGGCGCGACTACGAATGGGAGCTGATGCCGCTCGGCCTCGACCAGGGCCTCGGCGCGGTGGTCTGGTCGCCGCTCGGATGGGGACGCCTCACCGGAAAGATCCGCCGCGGCCAGCCAAAGCCTGACGTAAGCCGCTTGCCCCAGACCGCCGAGTTCGGTCCACCCGTGCCGGACGAGCACGTCTATCGCGTCGTCGATGCGATCGACGAGGTCGCCAAGGAAACAGGCAAGAGCGTCTCGCAGATCGCGCTGAACTGGCTGCTGCAGCGTCCGACCGTCTCGACGCTGATCATCGGCGCGCGCAACGAGACGCAGCTGCGCGAAAATCTCGGCGCGGTCGGCTGGTCATTGACCAAGGACCAGATCGCCAAGCTTGATGCGGCGAGCAAGGTGACGCTGCCTTATCCTTACTGGCACCAGCGCACGACCTTCACCGACCGCAATCCACCGGCGGTCTAG
- a CDS encoding pilus assembly protein, giving the protein MSRLPFVSRIGRHLARFAAAEQGNIAVIFAIALLPVLGFVGAAIDYSRAAQARSAMQAALDSTSLMVSKDLSSGNITTSQISTKAQAYFNALFTATNALPSVSIAATYTASTSMGSTIEVTGTGTYTTAFMKVAGFPTLDVGANSTSAWGLVRMRVALVLDNTGSMADDGKMAAMQTAAKSLVDQLSPLAKTDGDVYISIVPFAKDVNVGASNHSKYWVDFSDWDAARGTRFANHNTWTGCVVDRDQDYDTKNTTPTSGNAGTQFPAEQYSYCDPGSSSYLQPIMPLSYDWSSLKRRIDAMKPTGNTNQGIGLAWGWMTLSTGDPMNAPAKDTNYTYKDAIVLLSDGLNTQNRWYSNAWQIDARQKKLCDNAKAANITIYTVQVNTGSDPTSSVLQYCASGTDKFYLVTKADQTVSVFKDIGTSLSKLRVAR; this is encoded by the coding sequence ATGTCTCGCCTGCCATTCGTCAGCCGTATTGGTCGACACCTCGCCCGGTTTGCAGCGGCCGAACAAGGCAATATCGCCGTGATCTTCGCCATCGCGCTGCTCCCGGTTTTAGGCTTCGTCGGAGCTGCAATCGATTACAGCCGCGCGGCCCAGGCTCGTTCCGCAATGCAGGCGGCCCTCGATTCGACCTCGCTGATGGTCTCCAAGGATCTGTCGTCCGGCAACATCACGACCTCGCAGATCAGCACCAAGGCGCAGGCTTATTTCAACGCCCTGTTCACTGCCACCAACGCCCTGCCGTCGGTCAGCATCGCGGCCACTTACACCGCAAGCACCAGCATGGGCTCCACCATCGAGGTCACCGGCACCGGCACCTACACGACCGCCTTCATGAAGGTCGCAGGCTTCCCGACGCTCGACGTCGGCGCCAATTCCACCAGCGCTTGGGGCCTGGTGCGCATGCGCGTGGCCTTGGTGCTCGACAACACGGGGTCGATGGCCGACGACGGCAAGATGGCGGCGATGCAGACCGCCGCGAAGAGCCTGGTCGACCAGCTCAGCCCGCTCGCCAAGACCGATGGCGACGTCTACATCTCGATTGTTCCGTTTGCCAAGGACGTCAACGTCGGCGCCAGCAACCACAGCAAGTACTGGGTCGATTTCAGCGATTGGGACGCGGCCCGCGGCACCAGGTTCGCCAACCACAACACATGGACGGGATGCGTGGTCGACCGCGACCAGGACTACGACACCAAGAACACGACGCCCACGAGCGGCAACGCGGGAACGCAGTTCCCGGCCGAACAGTACTCCTACTGCGACCCCGGCAGTTCGTCCTATCTGCAGCCAATCATGCCGCTGAGCTACGACTGGAGCTCACTCAAGAGACGGATCGACGCCATGAAGCCCACGGGCAACACCAACCAGGGCATTGGCCTCGCCTGGGGCTGGATGACGCTATCGACTGGCGATCCCATGAACGCGCCGGCCAAGGACACCAACTACACCTACAAGGACGCGATCGTGCTGCTATCCGACGGTCTTAACACGCAGAACCGCTGGTACAGTAACGCCTGGCAAATCGACGCGCGGCAGAAGAAGCTGTGCGACAACGCCAAGGCGGCGAACATCACGATCTATACGGTGCAGGTGAACACCGGCAGCGATCCGACCTCCAGCGTGCTGCAATATTGCGCGAGCGGCACCGACAAGTTCTATCTGGTGACGAAGGCAGATCAGACCGTCTCGGTGTTCAAGGACATCGGCACGTCGCTGTCGAAGCTGCGCGTGGCGCGCTGA
- the clpS gene encoding ATP-dependent Clp protease adapter ClpS translates to MSNDENRSGGPSAPNTSVITKVKPKTKRPNLYRVLILNDDYTPMEFVVHVLEKFFQKDAEAATKIMLHVHHHGIGECGVFTYEIAETKVTQVMDFARKHQHPLQCVMEKK, encoded by the coding sequence ATGAGCAACGACGAGAACCGTTCCGGCGGTCCCTCCGCGCCAAACACGTCCGTCATCACCAAGGTCAAGCCGAAGACCAAACGGCCGAACCTGTACCGTGTGCTGATCCTGAACGACGACTACACGCCGATGGAATTCGTCGTTCATGTGCTGGAGAAATTCTTCCAGAAGGACGCCGAGGCTGCAACCAAGATCATGCTGCACGTTCATCATCACGGGATCGGGGAGTGCGGCGTGTTCACCTACGAGATCGCCGAGACCAAGGTGACGCAGGTGATGGATTTCGCTCGCAAGCACCAGCATCCGCTGCAATGCGTGATGGAAAAGAAGTAA
- a CDS encoding phasin family protein — protein sequence MFKVEDFQGYGKEHFEQYVASATSMQHGLQAIASAYGDYTKKSFEDTKSFVEKLSGVKSLDKAVEAQTEFARSAYESFVAESQKIAGLYSDLAKQAFKPVETIVSKFTPAAN from the coding sequence ATGTTCAAGGTTGAAGACTTTCAAGGCTACGGGAAAGAGCACTTCGAGCAGTACGTCGCCTCCGCGACCTCGATGCAGCACGGCCTTCAGGCGATCGCCAGCGCCTATGGCGACTACACCAAGAAGTCGTTCGAAGACACCAAGTCCTTCGTCGAGAAGCTTTCCGGCGTGAAGTCGCTGGACAAGGCCGTCGAAGCGCAGACCGAATTCGCCCGTTCCGCCTACGAGTCCTTCGTCGCGGAATCGCAGAAGATCGCCGGCCTTTACAGCGACCTCGCCAAGCAGGCGTTCAAGCCGGTCGAGACCATCGTGTCGAAATTCACTCCGGCCGCCAACTAA
- a CDS encoding cupin domain-containing protein: MTKTPFANSSSAPSIPADDPGRALTVADPDGADVPHISVAGGTYTVLVSGAQTAGRYCLVDMLVPAGGGPPPHRHDFEEMFTLLEGELEFTFRGKSHTVSAGSTVNVPANAPHAFKNVSGKTARMLCMCTPAGQDEFFLAVGFPVEGRTSPPPKPTPEEMAEKGKLIAALLPKYRTEMVKM; encoded by the coding sequence ATGACCAAAACGCCTTTTGCAAATTCCTCGTCGGCTCCCTCGATCCCCGCCGACGATCCCGGCCGCGCCCTGACGGTCGCCGATCCCGACGGCGCTGACGTGCCGCATATCTCTGTGGCCGGCGGCACCTACACGGTCCTGGTGTCGGGCGCGCAGACCGCGGGACGCTATTGCCTGGTCGACATGTTGGTGCCCGCCGGCGGCGGGCCCCCGCCGCACCGCCACGACTTCGAGGAAATGTTCACGCTGCTCGAAGGCGAACTTGAATTCACCTTTCGCGGTAAGTCCCACACCGTAAGTGCCGGGTCGACCGTCAACGTTCCGGCCAACGCACCGCACGCGTTCAAGAACGTATCCGGCAAGACGGCTCGTATGCTCTGCATGTGCACGCCAGCGGGACAGGACGAATTCTTCCTGGCGGTTGGCTTTCCCGTCGAAGGCCGCACGTCGCCACCGCCGAAGCCGACTCCGGAAGAGATGGCCGAGAAAGGCAAGCTGATCGCAGCACTGCTGCCGAAATATCGCACCGAGATGGTGAAGATGTGA
- the clpA gene encoding ATP-dependent Clp protease ATP-binding subunit ClpA: MPTFSQSLEQSLHRALAIANERHHQYATLEHLLLSLIDDSDAAAVMRACSVDLDKLRTSLVNYLETEFENLVTDGADDAKPTAGFQRVIQRAVIHVQSSGREEVTGANVLIAIFAERESHAAYFLQEQDMTRYDAVNYISHGIAKRPGVSEARPVRGVDEETETKGSDDAKKKGEALETYCVNLNKKARDGKIDPVIGRNSEINRAIQVLCRRQKNNPLFVGEAGVGKTAIAEGLAKRIVDSEVPEVLAAATVFSLDMGTLLAGTRYRGDFEERLKQVLKELEAHPNAILFIDEIHTVIGAGATSGGAMDASNLLKPALASGTIRCMGSTTYKEYRQHFEKDRALVRRFQKIDVNEPTVEDAIAILKGLKPYFEDYHRLKYTNEAIEAAVQLSSRYIHDRKLPDKAIDVIDESGAAQMLVAENKRKKTIGIKEIETTIASMARIPPKSVSKDDAEVLKHLEQTLKRTVFGQDKAIESLAASIKLARAGLREPEKPIGCYLFSGPTGVGKTEVAKQLAASLGVELLRFDMSEYMERHTVSRLIGAPPGYVGFDQGGLLTDGVDQHPHCVVLLDEIEKAHPDLYNVLLQIMDHGRLTDHNGKQVNFRNVILIMTTNAGASDLAKQAFGFTRSKREGDDHEAINRQFAPEFRNRLDAVVSFGHLSVEVIGTVVEKFVLQLEAQLGDRDVTIELSDPAKTWLVKHGYDEQMGARPMARVIQEHIKKPLADEVLFGKLKGGGHVRVVLVKDEADETKDKIGFEFVEGPVTPKQEKLPGARKRPPGKSKPGGPGGSKGPTKSPLVKA; this comes from the coding sequence ATGCCGACTTTTTCCCAAAGCCTTGAACAATCCCTGCATCGTGCACTGGCGATCGCAAACGAGCGTCATCACCAATACGCGACGCTCGAGCATCTTTTGCTCTCCCTGATCGACGACTCCGATGCAGCCGCCGTCATGCGCGCCTGTAGCGTCGACCTCGACAAGCTCCGCACGAGCCTGGTCAATTATCTTGAGACCGAATTCGAGAACCTGGTAACGGACGGCGCCGACGACGCCAAGCCGACCGCAGGCTTCCAGCGGGTGATCCAGCGCGCGGTGATCCACGTGCAGTCGTCCGGTCGGGAAGAGGTGACCGGCGCCAACGTGCTGATCGCGATCTTTGCCGAGCGCGAGAGTCATGCCGCGTATTTCCTGCAGGAGCAGGACATGACGCGCTACGACGCCGTCAACTACATCAGCCACGGCATCGCGAAGCGACCGGGCGTCTCCGAGGCACGCCCCGTGCGCGGCGTCGACGAAGAGACCGAAACCAAGGGCAGCGACGACGCCAAGAAGAAGGGCGAGGCGCTCGAGACCTATTGCGTCAACCTCAACAAGAAGGCGCGTGACGGCAAGATCGATCCGGTGATCGGACGCAATTCCGAGATCAACCGCGCGATCCAGGTGCTGTGCCGCCGGCAGAAGAACAATCCGCTGTTCGTCGGCGAAGCCGGCGTCGGCAAGACCGCGATCGCGGAGGGCCTGGCCAAGCGCATCGTCGACAGCGAGGTGCCGGAGGTGCTGGCGGCTGCGACCGTGTTCTCGCTCGACATGGGCACGCTGCTCGCCGGTACGCGCTATCGCGGCGACTTTGAGGAACGCCTGAAGCAGGTGCTGAAGGAGCTCGAGGCGCATCCCAATGCCATCCTGTTCATCGACGAGATCCACACCGTGATCGGTGCGGGCGCGACGTCGGGCGGGGCGATGGATGCCTCGAACCTGCTCAAGCCCGCGCTCGCTTCCGGCACCATCCGCTGCATGGGCTCGACCACCTACAAGGAATACCGGCAGCACTTCGAGAAGGACCGCGCGCTGGTGCGGCGCTTCCAGAAGATCGACGTCAACGAGCCGACGGTCGAGGACGCGATCGCAATCCTCAAGGGCCTCAAGCCGTACTTCGAAGACTACCACCGGCTGAAATACACCAATGAGGCGATCGAGGCTGCGGTGCAGCTCTCTTCGCGCTACATCCACGACCGCAAGCTGCCGGACAAGGCGATCGACGTGATCGACGAATCCGGCGCGGCGCAGATGCTGGTCGCCGAGAACAAGCGCAAGAAGACCATCGGCATCAAGGAGATCGAGACCACGATCGCCTCGATGGCGCGGATCCCGCCGAAGAGCGTGTCGAAGGACGACGCCGAGGTGCTCAAGCATCTCGAGCAGACCCTCAAGCGCACCGTGTTCGGTCAGGACAAGGCGATCGAGTCGCTCGCCGCTTCGATCAAGCTGGCGCGAGCCGGCCTGCGTGAGCCGGAGAAGCCGATCGGCTGCTATCTGTTCTCGGGTCCGACCGGCGTCGGCAAGACCGAGGTCGCAAAGCAGCTCGCGGCGTCGCTCGGCGTCGAGCTGTTGCGCTTCGACATGTCCGAATACATGGAACGGCATACCGTGTCGCGCCTGATCGGCGCGCCTCCCGGCTATGTCGGCTTCGATCAGGGCGGCCTGCTCACCGACGGCGTCGACCAGCATCCGCATTGCGTGGTGCTGCTCGACGAGATCGAGAAGGCGCATCCAGATCTCTACAACGTGCTGCTCCAGATCATGGATCACGGCCGGCTCACGGATCACAACGGCAAGCAGGTCAACTTCCGCAACGTGATCCTGATCATGACCACGAATGCGGGCGCGTCCGATCTCGCCAAGCAGGCGTTCGGCTTCACGCGCTCGAAGCGGGAAGGCGACGACCACGAGGCGATCAACCGGCAGTTCGCGCCGGAATTCCGCAACCGTCTCGATGCCGTCGTGTCGTTCGGCCATCTCAGCGTCGAGGTGATCGGTACGGTGGTCGAGAAGTTCGTGCTTCAGCTCGAAGCGCAACTCGGCGATCGCGATGTCACCATCGAGCTGTCCGATCCCGCCAAGACCTGGCTGGTGAAGCATGGTTACGACGAGCAGATGGGCGCACGTCCGATGGCTCGCGTGATCCAGGAGCACATCAAGAAGCCGTTGGCCGACGAGGTGCTGTTCGGCAAACTCAAGGGTGGCGGCCATGTCCGCGTCGTTCTGGTCAAGGACGAGGCCGACGAGACTAAGGACAAGATCGGGTTCGAGTTCGTCGAGGGTCCGGTCACGCCGAAGCAGGAGAAGCTCCCGGGAGCCCGCAAGCGCCCGCCGGGCAAGTCCAAGCCCGGCGGCCCCGGCGGCTCGAAGGGGCCGACCAAGAGCCCGCTGGTCAAGGCTTGA